Proteins encoded within one genomic window of Planctomycetota bacterium:
- the argS gene encoding arginine--tRNA ligase — translation MASCDPRFDLEQAFRKGIAAAYGEAAAVGDPQVKASGDPKHGDYQCNAALAIARSAGANPREVAAKILAATPLGALGGATIAGPGFINVQLGDSALRTMLDRVAMPDLGIEPAPRPHAVVVDLCGVNVAKQMHVGHLRSTILGDVIARLHERLGRKVFRENHLGDWGLTIAMTLSALRRQKRDLNALTLADLNQAYRAAQLEAATDDAGLEAARTRGAGPHRLIELETQQEFARAAEQDAKATLLKLQAGDPATVAAWQQLIRVTMADVLDTARVLGVNLTDQHSRGESFYRDKLASTVQAFIDRGLAQEDQGAMVVRFADRERPLLIRKADGGFLYSTTDLAAIHYRVGELRGGDIIYVVDARQRDHFRDVFDAVRLIGWDKLPDGTQAKLSHLGFGSVLGTDKKPLKTRSGELFLLRTLLDEAIERGTAQVRLRAQQTDAPTQGLTEKEIAAIGRAVGIAAVKYADLSGDPVKDYVFDLDRMIAFEGDTGPYIQYAHARIASLIARSGVTEAALSKAEWKFEHPAERALALAILSFPATIKSAADQGSPQRVCAALHELANSYATFYQACPVLKAPDEATKMARLRLSHLTRRVLAEGLALLGMESPDRM, via the coding sequence ATGGCGTCGTGCGATCCCCGCTTCGATCTTGAACAGGCCTTCCGCAAGGGAATTGCCGCAGCGTATGGCGAGGCCGCCGCGGTGGGCGATCCGCAGGTCAAGGCCAGCGGCGACCCGAAGCACGGCGACTACCAATGCAACGCGGCGCTGGCAATCGCGCGCTCTGCGGGAGCGAATCCTCGCGAGGTCGCCGCCAAGATTCTCGCCGCCACGCCGCTGGGCGCGCTGGGCGGCGCAACCATCGCCGGCCCCGGCTTCATCAACGTCCAGTTGGGCGATTCGGCGCTGCGGACCATGCTCGATCGCGTCGCGATGCCGGACCTTGGCATCGAGCCCGCGCCGCGACCGCACGCCGTGGTGGTCGACCTCTGCGGCGTCAACGTGGCCAAGCAGATGCATGTCGGTCATCTGCGCAGCACCATCCTGGGCGATGTGATCGCGCGGCTGCATGAGCGGCTGGGCCGCAAGGTCTTTCGCGAAAATCATCTTGGCGACTGGGGGCTCACGATCGCCATGACCCTTTCGGCGCTGCGCCGGCAGAAGCGCGACCTGAATGCGCTGACGCTGGCCGACCTCAACCAGGCCTACCGCGCCGCCCAGCTCGAGGCCGCAACCGACGACGCCGGGCTCGAGGCCGCGCGCACCCGCGGCGCCGGCCCGCACCGCCTGATCGAGCTCGAGACGCAGCAGGAATTCGCCCGCGCCGCCGAGCAGGACGCCAAGGCCACCCTGCTCAAACTGCAGGCGGGCGATCCCGCCACCGTCGCCGCCTGGCAGCAATTGATCCGCGTCACCATGGCGGATGTGCTGGACACGGCCCGCGTGCTCGGCGTGAACCTGACCGACCAGCACTCGCGCGGCGAGAGCTTCTACCGCGACAAGCTCGCTTCCACGGTGCAAGCTTTCATCGACCGCGGCCTGGCCCAGGAAGACCAGGGCGCCATGGTCGTCCGCTTCGCCGACCGCGAGCGCCCCCTACTCATCCGCAAGGCCGACGGCGGGTTCCTCTATTCAACAACGGATCTCGCCGCGATCCACTATCGCGTCGGCGAGCTCAGGGGCGGCGACATCATCTATGTGGTCGACGCCCGGCAGCGCGACCACTTCCGCGATGTCTTCGACGCCGTCCGCCTGATCGGATGGGACAAGCTTCCCGACGGAACGCAGGCGAAACTTTCGCATCTGGGTTTCGGCAGCGTGCTGGGCACCGACAAGAAACCCCTGAAAACCCGCAGCGGCGAACTCTTCCTGCTGCGCACGCTTCTGGACGAGGCGATCGAGCGCGGCACCGCGCAGGTCCGGCTCCGCGCCCAGCAGACCGACGCGCCGACGCAGGGGCTTACCGAGAAGGAGATCGCCGCCATCGGTCGCGCCGTCGGCATCGCCGCCGTGAAGTACGCCGACCTCTCCGGCGATCCGGTCAAGGATTATGTCTTCGACCTGGACCGCATGATCGCCTTCGAGGGCGACACCGGCCCCTACATCCAGTATGCCCACGCGCGCATCGCCAGCCTCATCGCCCGCAGCGGCGTGACCGAGGCTGCGCTCTCCAAGGCTGAGTGGAAATTCGAACACCCCGCGGAGCGCGCCCTGGCGCTGGCGATCCTCTCCTTCCCCGCCACGATCAAGTCCGCCGCCGACCAGGGCTCGCCGCAGCGCGTCTGCGCGGCGCTGCATGAGCTGGCCAACAGCTACGCAACCTTCTATCAGGCGTGTCCCGTGCTCAAGGCGCCGGACGAAGCCACAAAGATGGCACGGTTGCGTCTCTCGCATCTGACGCGGCGCGTCCTCGCGGAAGGCCTCGCGCTTCTCGGCATGGAGTCACCGGATCGGATGTGA
- the ribB gene encoding 3,4-dihydroxy-2-butanone-4-phosphate synthase, with translation MPLASIDEILKELAAGRAIVLVDDERRENEGDFVVAAEKITPEMVNFLTRVGGGYLCVALDGSICTRLELDLAPSRNNARSTAFTVSVEGHPRHGIGSGVSAKDRSTTIRLLSDPASGPADFTRPGHVNPLRAREGGVLVRTGQTEGSVDLCRLAGLQPAAAIIEIVKPDGEMARMPELKAICAEHKLKMCSVEQVIQWRLAREEMVSRVEPLDGEELQTPEGLFRLFAWRSPVDALPHIAFTTGGVGRLGANGSVIKQSEPTLVRMHRRDIFSDVFGTQKDSRNGSASGQDEIRAALRLIAQEGRGALVYLRTEGSGFDLPGRLQRIQRPGHDDPNAPDLTRPDGIAASVHPVDLREIGVGGQILRDLGLTKLRLLTNHPKGSMPGLHAFGLDIVDQVKL, from the coding sequence ATGCCGCTTGCTTCCATCGATGAAATCCTGAAGGAACTCGCCGCCGGGCGCGCCATCGTGCTGGTGGATGACGAGCGCCGCGAGAACGAGGGGGACTTCGTGGTGGCCGCGGAGAAGATCACTCCGGAGATGGTGAACTTCCTCACCCGCGTGGGCGGCGGCTACCTCTGCGTGGCCCTGGACGGGTCGATCTGCACTCGCCTGGAGCTGGACCTGGCCCCGTCGCGCAACAACGCCCGCAGCACGGCCTTCACGGTGAGCGTGGAGGGGCATCCGCGCCACGGTATCGGCAGCGGCGTGAGCGCCAAGGATCGCTCCACCACCATTCGGCTTCTCAGCGACCCCGCGAGCGGACCGGCGGACTTCACCCGTCCCGGCCATGTGAACCCGCTCCGCGCCCGCGAAGGCGGCGTGCTGGTGCGGACCGGTCAGACCGAGGGCAGCGTCGACCTCTGCCGCCTCGCCGGATTGCAGCCCGCGGCGGCGATCATCGAGATCGTCAAGCCGGACGGCGAGATGGCCCGCATGCCGGAGCTCAAGGCGATCTGCGCCGAGCACAAGTTGAAGATGTGTTCCGTTGAGCAGGTGATCCAGTGGCGCCTGGCTCGTGAGGAGATGGTGTCGCGCGTCGAGCCGCTGGATGGCGAGGAACTGCAGACTCCCGAAGGATTGTTTCGCCTTTTCGCGTGGCGCAGTCCGGTGGACGCGCTGCCGCACATCGCATTCACCACGGGCGGCGTCGGCCGATTGGGCGCCAACGGATCGGTGATCAAGCAGAGCGAGCCCACACTCGTGCGCATGCATCGGCGCGACATTTTCTCCGACGTCTTTGGAACTCAAAAGGACTCCCGCAACGGAAGCGCCAGCGGGCAGGATGAAATCCGCGCCGCCCTTCGGCTCATCGCCCAAGAAGGGCGCGGTGCGCTGGTCTATCTCCGCACCGAAGGCAGTGGCTTCGATCTGCCGGGACGGCTGCAGCGCATCCAGCGGCCGGGCCACGATGACCCCAATGCGCCGGACCTGACGCGCCCCGACGGCATCGCCGCCAGCGTGCATCCGGTGGATTTGCGCGAGATCGGAGTCGGCGGACAGATTCTGCGCGACCTTGGCCTGACCAAGCTTCGCCTGCTGACCAACCATCCCAAGGGCTCGATGCCGGGGCTGCACGCCTTCGGGCTGGACATCGTCGACCAGGTGAAGCTGTGA
- a CDS encoding pyridoxal-phosphate dependent enzyme gives MNRLPISLADVEAAAGRIRGRALRTPCLEMPALSEAAGLPIFAKCELFQRTGSFKYRGAAHAVSRLPESARSSGVATHSSGNHGQALACAARERGFPCHVVMPHNAPAAKREAVEAFGGRVIACEPTLEAREAALAKVVAETGAAFISPYNNADVIAGQGTIGLEIVEDLPDVDAIVVPVGGGGLVSGIAVAAKGRRSQVVIIGAEPAIADDASRSKRSGVMQPSTNALTIADGLRGALGTLTFPVVRELVDRIELADEEAIAQSMRFAWEQLKLTIEASAAVGVAVVRSPAFRDLARERKWRNAAIIFCGGNVDLDHLPWSK, from the coding sequence ATGAATCGTCTGCCGATCTCGCTTGCCGATGTCGAGGCCGCCGCGGGGCGGATCCGGGGCCGCGCCCTGCGGACCCCATGTCTTGAAATGCCGGCGCTCTCGGAGGCCGCGGGGCTGCCCATTTTCGCCAAGTGCGAGTTGTTTCAGCGCACCGGAAGTTTCAAGTACCGCGGAGCCGCGCATGCCGTGAGCCGGCTGCCGGAGTCCGCCCGGAGCAGCGGCGTGGCCACGCATTCCAGCGGAAACCACGGTCAGGCGCTGGCGTGCGCGGCGCGCGAGCGCGGATTTCCATGCCATGTCGTGATGCCGCACAACGCCCCGGCGGCCAAGCGCGAGGCGGTGGAGGCGTTCGGCGGGCGCGTGATCGCATGCGAGCCGACGCTCGAGGCGCGCGAGGCGGCGCTAGCGAAGGTGGTGGCGGAGACCGGCGCCGCGTTCATCTCGCCCTACAACAATGCGGATGTGATCGCGGGCCAGGGCACGATCGGGCTGGAGATCGTCGAGGATCTGCCCGATGTCGACGCGATCGTGGTGCCGGTGGGCGGCGGCGGGCTTGTCTCGGGCATCGCGGTGGCGGCGAAGGGCCGGCGAAGCCAGGTCGTCATCATCGGCGCGGAGCCGGCGATCGCGGATGACGCTTCGAGATCGAAGCGCAGCGGCGTGATGCAGCCGTCGACCAACGCGCTGACGATTGCTGATGGACTGCGCGGTGCCCTTGGAACGCTCACCTTTCCGGTTGTGCGGGAGCTCGTCGACCGAATCGAGTTGGCGGATGAGGAGGCGATCGCGCAGTCGATGCGCTTCGCCTGGGAGCAGCTCAAGCTCACGATCGAGGCCAGCGCCGCCGTGGGCGTCGCGGTGGTTCGGTCGCCAGCGTTCCGCGACTTGGCCCGCGAACGCAAGTGGCGCAACGCCGCCATCATCTTTTGCGGAGGCAATGTTGATCTCGATCACTTGCCGTGGTCGAAGTAA
- a CDS encoding DinB family protein, with protein MGTRLDTIKRMNVHRHWVRNKLLTAAKGLSNDAMRRPFEMGMGSVFGTLVHLYGAEGVWMDVLELRNPAGTFPTMDTFAGIKELEKAWKTLDQRWTTWFAVINDEVLDIIVKRVRDGKATHTTVMDVLIHINMHQQYHAAQLVNMLRQLNVQLLPACDAIVMAREQMPVNQT; from the coding sequence ATGGGCACACGACTCGACACCATCAAGCGCATGAATGTGCACCGCCACTGGGTTCGCAACAAATTGTTGACGGCGGCCAAGGGGCTGTCGAACGACGCGATGCGCAGGCCATTTGAAATGGGCATGGGCAGCGTCTTCGGCACCCTTGTTCATCTGTACGGCGCGGAAGGCGTGTGGATGGATGTGCTCGAACTCAGGAATCCGGCGGGGACCTTCCCCACCATGGACACCTTCGCCGGCATCAAGGAGCTTGAGAAGGCATGGAAGACGCTCGACCAGCGCTGGACGACGTGGTTCGCCGTGATCAACGACGAAGTGCTGGACATCATCGTGAAGCGCGTGCGTGACGGGAAGGCGACGCACACCACGGTCATGGATGTGCTCATCCACATCAACATGCACCAGCAATACCACGCCGCCCAGTTGGTGAACATGCTGCGACAACTCAACGTGCAGCTGCTGCCCGCGTGCGACGCGATCGTCATGGCCCGCGAGCAAATGCCGGTCAATCAAACCTGA
- the thiC gene encoding phosphomethylpyrimidine synthase ThiC yields the protein MKNETLPLHGAANPSTLAQGTTPGSFALKSDLGGPLAFSSPDTPGMPAPSTLTAWDFLPEGWSIVAEKNHQAGCAGHLHAKVGTWIRAVAPAGFEPITQLEFARLGVVTNEMRRVAQRETHLTPEQVRDEVAAGRMVIPANRVHLGYQLDPMAIGRASKTKINANMGASPISSGTDEEVEKLKWAEKWGADTVMDLSTGGDLDACRQALIRASSVPIGTVPIYSMIIGKKLEDLDEATVLQTLEHQAQQGVDYFTIHAGVLKEHLPLIRDRLIGIVSRGGSLLAKWMLTHNRQNLMYDSWEKICAVMRRFDVTFSIGDGLRPGGLADATDAAQLAELTTIGELTERAWRQGVQVMVEGPGHVPLDQIEYNMKLQRKICHGAPFYVLGPLVTDIFPGYDHITSCIGATSAGYHGASMLCYVTPKEHLGLPKKDDVKQGCIAYKIAAHAADVALGIPGTRDRDDELTKARAALNWQKHFELSFDPDTARAYHDEDLDVDTDFCAMCGHDWCSVRISKEIQEFASGKADGFERIGANGKLGAPVKSAALTPEQQEVLAKRGVLSPEEIHRLASKTRAAVGAVEGKATCHSDFVDATDARQKQEKLVQLNTSPAHNIPTKIPLL from the coding sequence ATGAAAAATGAAACGCTCCCGCTGCATGGCGCCGCGAATCCCTCGACTCTGGCCCAGGGAACTACTCCCGGCTCCTTCGCGCTCAAATCCGACCTCGGAGGTCCGCTCGCCTTCTCCAGCCCCGACACGCCGGGCATGCCGGCGCCCTCCACGCTCACTGCGTGGGATTTTCTTCCCGAGGGGTGGAGCATCGTTGCCGAGAAGAATCACCAGGCGGGATGCGCCGGGCACCTGCACGCGAAAGTCGGCACCTGGATCCGCGCCGTGGCACCAGCCGGCTTCGAGCCCATCACGCAGCTGGAATTCGCGCGCCTGGGTGTGGTGACCAACGAGATGCGCCGCGTCGCCCAGCGCGAAACGCACCTCACCCCGGAGCAGGTGCGCGACGAAGTCGCCGCGGGCCGCATGGTGATCCCCGCCAACCGCGTGCATCTGGGCTACCAGCTCGATCCGATGGCGATCGGCCGCGCCAGCAAGACCAAGATCAACGCCAACATGGGCGCCAGTCCGATCAGTTCCGGCACCGATGAAGAGGTCGAGAAGCTGAAGTGGGCCGAAAAGTGGGGGGCCGACACGGTGATGGACCTCTCCACCGGCGGCGACCTGGACGCCTGCCGCCAGGCGCTCATCCGCGCCAGCAGCGTGCCCATCGGCACCGTGCCGATCTATTCCATGATCATCGGAAAAAAACTCGAGGACCTGGACGAGGCCACGGTGCTGCAGACGCTCGAGCACCAGGCGCAGCAGGGCGTGGACTATTTCACGATTCACGCGGGCGTGCTCAAGGAGCACCTGCCACTGATCCGCGACCGGCTCATCGGCATCGTGAGCCGCGGCGGAAGCCTGCTGGCCAAGTGGATGCTGACCCACAATCGGCAGAACCTGATGTACGACTCCTGGGAAAAAATCTGCGCGGTCATGCGGCGCTTCGACGTGACCTTCTCCATCGGCGACGGACTGCGCCCCGGCGGACTCGCCGACGCGACGGACGCGGCGCAGCTGGCCGAGCTCACCACCATCGGCGAGCTGACCGAGCGCGCTTGGCGCCAGGGCGTGCAGGTCATGGTCGAGGGACCCGGCCATGTGCCGCTGGATCAGATTGAATACAACATGAAGCTGCAGCGGAAGATCTGCCATGGCGCACCCTTCTATGTCCTCGGGCCGCTGGTCACCGACATCTTCCCCGGCTACGACCACATCACCAGCTGCATCGGGGCCACCAGCGCGGGTTACCACGGCGCCAGCATGCTCTGCTATGTCACGCCCAAGGAGCATCTGGGCCTTCCCAAGAAGGACGATGTGAAGCAGGGCTGCATCGCCTACAAGATCGCGGCCCACGCAGCCGACGTGGCCCTTGGCATTCCCGGCACGCGCGACCGCGACGACGAACTCACCAAGGCCCGCGCCGCCTTGAACTGGCAGAAGCACTTCGAACTGTCGTTTGATCCCGACACGGCCCGCGCCTACCACGACGAGGACCTGGACGTGGACACCGACTTCTGCGCCATGTGCGGGCACGACTGGTGCAGCGTGCGGATCAGCAAGGAGATCCAGGAGTTCGCCAGCGGCAAGGCCGATGGCTTCGAGCGCATCGGCGCCAACGGCAAGCTCGGCGCGCCCGTGAAATCCGCGGCCCTCACCCCAGAGCAGCAGGAGGTGCTGGCCAAGCGCGGCGTGCTTTCACCAGAGGAAATCCACCGCCTCGCCTCCAAGACCCGGGCCGCGGTCGGCGCGGTCGAGGGCAAGGCCACCTGCCACAGCGACTTTGTGGACGCCACCGACGCACGGCAGAAGCAGGAGAAGTTGGTGCAGCTCAACACCTCGCCGGCCCACAATATTCCCACAAAAATTCCCCTTCTTTAG
- a CDS encoding DUF5658 family protein, which translates to MMMMASANHQDKPRPAGKAPAWLNAPPMRYQEGYVWFLFFASVDIMLTWHILRHGGTEVNPVARLVLEQWELAGAVAFKFSLVLFVIVACEIVGRHEDKLGRRLTAVAIATSAFPVFWSLTLLVMHGFLIQNPPA; encoded by the coding sequence ATGATGATGATGGCCAGCGCCAACCATCAGGACAAACCGCGTCCCGCCGGCAAGGCGCCGGCGTGGCTGAACGCCCCGCCCATGCGCTACCAGGAGGGATATGTCTGGTTCCTCTTCTTCGCGAGCGTCGACATCATGTTGACCTGGCACATCCTGCGCCACGGCGGCACCGAGGTGAATCCGGTGGCTCGGCTGGTCCTGGAGCAATGGGAACTCGCCGGCGCGGTCGCCTTCAAGTTCAGCCTGGTGCTCTTCGTCATCGTGGCCTGCGAGATCGTGGGTCGCCACGAGGACAAGCTGGGGCGCCGGCTGACCGCCGTCGCCATCGCGACTTCTGCCTTTCCGGTTTTCTGGAGCCTGACGCTGCTGGTCATGCACGGATTCCTGATCCAGAATCCGCCGGCGTGA
- a CDS encoding Xaa-Pro peptidase family protein — protein MAATKKRTTKPARSSSKIAIDRAEFARRRAALLESLRGSVGLVLAGEADPNLHHPYAAHAHFFYLTGIANEPGASLLLDPKNPNPARRIQLFLRPLNPEREKWDGFRPEIGGELRALAGIETLFRTNMLPQMLLDAAKRVRSLTLLMPLSAYNSPVSGDLEIFRRVAERIPTCGIVDGSAILNTMRARKSKAEAACIQEAGRITALGFDAAFAALRPGMNEFELQRHVESAYHQGGSRELAFRTIAGGGFNSTVLHYHDNDQMLRDGELVCLDSGAKWCGYSADVTRTLPVSGTFSPRQRKIHDLVLESQAAAIRACKPGARFHQIDEAARSVLRRAGLADAFIHGIGHHLGLETHDANPDAPLQAGAVVTIEPGVYLPDEHIGVRIEDDVLITARGAVTLTRGIPRSSREIEAAMAKSRRPRKARK, from the coding sequence ATGGCCGCAACGAAGAAACGCACCACCAAGCCCGCCCGCTCCTCATCCAAGATCGCGATCGACCGCGCCGAGTTCGCACGCCGGCGAGCCGCGCTGTTGGAGTCGCTGCGCGGCTCGGTGGGGCTGGTGCTCGCCGGCGAAGCCGACCCGAACCTGCATCATCCCTACGCGGCGCACGCGCACTTCTTCTATCTCACCGGAATCGCCAATGAGCCTGGCGCGTCGCTGCTGCTGGACCCGAAGAATCCGAACCCGGCGCGGCGGATTCAGCTTTTTCTGCGGCCGCTGAATCCGGAGCGCGAAAAGTGGGATGGATTCCGGCCGGAGATCGGCGGCGAACTCCGCGCCCTCGCGGGCATCGAGACGCTCTTTCGGACCAACATGCTGCCGCAGATGCTGCTGGACGCGGCGAAGCGAGTGCGATCGCTGACCCTGCTGATGCCGCTGTCGGCCTACAACAGTCCGGTCAGCGGCGACCTTGAAATTTTCCGCCGCGTCGCCGAGCGCATTCCCACCTGCGGCATCGTCGACGGCTCGGCCATTCTGAACACCATGCGCGCCCGCAAGAGCAAGGCCGAGGCCGCCTGCATCCAGGAGGCGGGCCGCATCACCGCGCTGGGCTTCGACGCCGCCTTCGCCGCGCTGCGGCCGGGCATGAACGAGTTCGAGCTGCAGCGCCACGTCGAGTCGGCCTACCACCAGGGCGGCTCGCGCGAGCTCGCCTTCCGGACCATCGCCGGCGGCGGATTCAACAGCACGGTGCTGCACTACCACGACAACGACCAGATGCTGCGCGACGGCGAACTGGTCTGCCTGGACTCCGGCGCGAAGTGGTGCGGCTACTCCGCCGATGTCACACGCACGCTTCCGGTCAGCGGAACCTTCTCGCCGCGCCAGCGCAAGATTCACGACCTGGTCCTGGAGTCGCAGGCCGCGGCCATCCGCGCCTGCAAGCCGGGCGCCCGCTTCCATCAGATCGACGAAGCGGCGCGCTCCGTCCTTCGCCGCGCGGGACTCGCCGATGCCTTTATCCATGGGATCGGCCACCATCTTGGGCTGGAGACGCACGACGCCAATCCCGACGCGCCGCTGCAGGCCGGCGCCGTGGTCACGATCGAGCCCGGCGTCTACCTGCCCGACGAGCACATCGGCGTCCGCATCGAGGATGACGTGCTGATCACGGCGCGGGGGGCAGTCACGCTGACCCGCGGCATTCCCCGGTCGAGCCGCGAGATCGAAGCGGCGATGGCCAAGTCGCGGCGCCCGCGCAAGGCGCGGAAGTAG
- a CDS encoding phenylalanine 4-monooxygenase, producing MDGSHHHSEKKFAGSLNHAMIDDTTSDAAQNYANNFGAPGYEDISRCYITQKYEGYNAENQETWTLLFDRQMAFLKEHASKTYLDGATQINLRRDRIPPLDAINSRLQPLTRWQSRAVPGYLPPKAFFACLSRREFPTTIVIRPKESIDYLPEPDIFHDIFGHVPLHADPVFADFLQTYGRAALEATDPKDVERLARLFWFTVEFGLIREGGQIKLYGSGLISSPGECHHALESKDVDRRPFDLDRVCDTSFEIDHYQPILYVLESFDQLREAMNTYAGRIMAKTAATARR from the coding sequence ATGGATGGATCCCATCATCACAGCGAGAAGAAGTTCGCCGGCAGCCTGAACCACGCGATGATCGACGACACGACGTCGGACGCCGCGCAGAACTACGCCAACAACTTCGGCGCGCCGGGCTACGAGGACATCTCGCGCTGCTACATCACGCAGAAATATGAGGGCTACAACGCAGAGAACCAGGAGACCTGGACCCTCCTCTTCGACCGGCAGATGGCCTTCCTGAAGGAGCACGCGAGCAAAACCTATCTGGATGGCGCGACCCAGATCAACCTGCGGCGCGATCGGATTCCGCCGCTGGACGCCATCAACAGCCGCCTGCAGCCGCTGACCCGCTGGCAGAGCCGCGCGGTTCCCGGATACCTGCCGCCCAAGGCCTTTTTCGCCTGCCTCTCGCGGCGCGAGTTTCCCACGACCATCGTGATCCGCCCGAAAGAGAGCATCGACTACCTGCCCGAGCCCGACATCTTTCACGACATCTTCGGCCATGTGCCGCTGCACGCCGATCCGGTCTTCGCGGATTTTCTGCAGACCTATGGCCGCGCGGCGCTGGAGGCGACCGATCCCAAGGATGTCGAGCGGCTGGCGCGGCTCTTCTGGTTCACCGTCGAGTTCGGCCTGATCCGCGAAGGCGGCCAGATCAAGCTCTATGGAAGCGGCTTGATCTCCAGTCCGGGCGAGTGCCATCACGCCCTTGAGAGCAAGGACGTGGATCGCCGCCCCTTCGATCTCGATCGCGTCTGCGACACCTCGTTCGAGATCGATCACTACCAGCCGATCCTCTATGTGCTGGAGAGCTTCGACCAGCTGCGCGAGGCGATGAACACCTACGCGGGGCGGATCATGGCGAAGACGGCGGCGACGGCCCGGCGCTAG
- a CDS encoding type I 3-dehydroquinate dehydratase, with protein MSLIAVAIAVDSADEVEGAIAAAQAEAARGATMIEWRVDGLAGHEGALESIARLVKNTPKPCIVTIRSSAEGGGFSGDEEERLNLLLAVCKLDAAPSCVDLELGAFQKSPSFQREFAAAKRSTRLILSSHDFEGRPADLHKRIAAMWSEPLCSIAKVAWRARSVRDNLEAFELLHTQHKPTIALCMGPFGIASRVLAPKFNGFLTYARAEGDLGTAPGQLSVQELKHLYHLSRLTRSTRVFGVVGWPVEHSLSPLLHNAAFAAADFDGAYVPFAVPSEWEHFKASVGELFESPLLQLGGLSITLPHKEHALRWCKERGGTADAVSEWCGAANTLVKDLSGTISAVNTDAPAAVAALATGLGIDQQASARLASGDADHSSPADVEAAARWSRQRVAVLGAGGATRAIVAGLLLAGAEVVVANRTHERASQLAAQFNQRKDPGGREARVKALPLDQLAAHSFNAIVNATSAGMTGGGSESSDPLPADCKIAPGMAVMDMVYRPRETPLVRRARKAGAVVIDGTQMFLRQAAIQFQMFTGRNPPMKLWSELLEQKLSGPR; from the coding sequence ATGTCGCTGATCGCGGTGGCGATCGCCGTGGACAGCGCGGATGAAGTCGAGGGGGCGATTGCGGCCGCGCAGGCCGAGGCGGCACGCGGCGCCACCATGATCGAGTGGCGCGTGGACGGCCTGGCCGGGCACGAGGGCGCACTGGAAAGCATCGCGCGGCTGGTCAAGAACACTCCGAAGCCCTGCATCGTGACCATTCGAAGCAGCGCGGAGGGAGGCGGATTCAGTGGCGATGAGGAGGAGCGGCTCAATCTGCTCCTGGCGGTCTGCAAACTCGACGCGGCGCCGAGCTGCGTCGACCTGGAGCTTGGCGCGTTCCAGAAAAGTCCGTCATTTCAACGTGAATTCGCAGCCGCCAAACGTTCGACGCGACTGATTCTCAGTTCGCATGACTTCGAGGGCCGGCCCGCGGATCTGCACAAGCGGATCGCGGCGATGTGGAGCGAGCCGCTCTGTTCGATCGCGAAAGTCGCATGGCGCGCCCGCAGCGTTCGCGACAACCTGGAGGCCTTCGAGTTGCTGCACACGCAGCACAAGCCGACCATCGCCCTGTGCATGGGTCCCTTCGGGATCGCCAGCCGCGTGCTGGCGCCGAAGTTCAATGGCTTCCTGACCTACGCCCGCGCCGAAGGCGACCTGGGAACCGCGCCTGGCCAGCTCTCGGTCCAGGAGTTGAAGCATCTCTATCACCTGTCGCGGTTGACTCGAAGCACCCGCGTCTTCGGAGTCGTCGGCTGGCCCGTCGAGCACTCGCTTTCACCGCTGCTTCACAACGCCGCCTTTGCAGCCGCCGACTTCGACGGCGCCTATGTTCCCTTCGCTGTTCCTTCGGAGTGGGAGCACTTCAAGGCTTCGGTGGGGGAGTTGTTCGAATCGCCGCTGCTGCAGTTGGGCGGACTCAGCATCACGCTGCCCCACAAGGAGCACGCACTTCGATGGTGCAAGGAGCGGGGCGGCACTGCGGACGCGGTCAGCGAATGGTGCGGCGCGGCCAACACGCTGGTGAAAGATTTGAGCGGCACGATCTCAGCGGTCAACACCGACGCGCCCGCCGCCGTCGCGGCGCTGGCGACGGGTCTTGGCATTGACCAGCAGGCCTCGGCGCGACTCGCCTCGGGAGATGCGGACCATTCCAGCCCCGCCGATGTGGAAGCCGCCGCCCGCTGGAGCCGGCAGCGCGTCGCGGTGCTGGGCGCCGGCGGCGCGACCCGCGCCATCGTCGCCGGGCTTCTGCTCGCCGGCGCCGAAGTGGTCGTCGCCAATCGAACCCACGAAAGGGCCAGCCAACTCGCGGCCCAATTCAATCAGCGAAAAGATCCCGGCGGGCGCGAGGCTCGCGTGAAGGCGCTGCCGCTGGATCAACTGGCCGCGCACTCCTTCAATGCCATCGTGAATGCCACCAGCGCTGGAATGACGGGCGGAGGCTCCGAGTCGAGCGACCCGCTGCCGGCCGATTGCAAGATCGCTCCGGGCATGGCGGTCATGGACATGGTCTATCGTCCGCGAGAGACGCCTCTGGTCCGGCGCGCCCGCAAGGCGGGAGCCGTGGTGATCGACGGCACGCAGATGTTTCTCAGGCAAGCCGCGATCCAGTTCCAGATGTTCACGGGCCGGAATCCGCCGATGAAATTGTGGTCGGAACTTCTCGAACAAAAGTTGAGTGGCCCGCGATGA